One genomic region from Terriglobales bacterium encodes:
- a CDS encoding SAM-dependent chlorinase/fluorinase has translation MPNRLVTLTTDFGLNDHFVGTMRGVILNINPQAQIVDICNEVNSFDVLDGALTIAQAASYFPSDTLHVVIVDPGVGSQRRPILVTNEKQVFLAPDNGVLSLVYERSERLSVRHVTAEHYFLQPVSQTFHGRDVFAACAGWLSKGVEVSKFGEEITDYIRFAAPKPKPIDEKSFKGVVLKTDKFGNLITNITAKDIPQLFEEAPPSFKVTVGKAEITKMKNAYAQATPGELFGILGSMGYLEISANRAAANRLAGADRGSDVTVVLG, from the coding sequence TTGCCCAACCGACTAGTCACACTCACTACGGACTTTGGACTCAACGATCACTTTGTCGGCACCATGAGAGGCGTGATCCTTAACATCAACCCGCAGGCGCAGATCGTTGATATCTGCAACGAGGTGAATTCTTTCGACGTTCTCGATGGCGCTCTTACCATCGCCCAGGCAGCCTCGTACTTCCCTTCCGACACTCTGCATGTCGTGATCGTCGATCCCGGGGTCGGATCACAGCGCCGGCCTATTCTCGTCACCAACGAGAAACAGGTTTTCTTAGCGCCTGATAACGGAGTGCTGTCTCTGGTCTACGAGCGCTCCGAGCGTCTGAGCGTAAGGCACGTGACCGCCGAACACTACTTTCTGCAGCCGGTCAGTCAGACTTTCCACGGACGGGATGTCTTTGCAGCCTGTGCCGGCTGGCTGAGCAAGGGAGTCGAAGTCAGTAAGTTCGGCGAAGAGATCACGGACTACATTCGCTTCGCCGCGCCGAAACCAAAACCGATTGATGAAAAGAGCTTCAAGGGCGTCGTGCTGAAGACTGACAAGTTCGGGAATCTCATCACCAACATCACCGCTAAAGACATTCCACAGCTATTTGAGGAGGCGCCGCCTTCGTTCAAGGTCACCGTGGGCAAAGCTGAAATCACAAAAATGAAGAATGCCTACGCGCAAGCTACACCTGGAGAGCTGTTCGGAATCCTCGGCAGCATGGGATATCTGGAGATTTCGGCCAATCGTGCCGCGGCGAATCGTCTGGCAGGGGCGGATCGGGGAAGTGATGTAACGGTAGTTTTGGGTTAA
- a CDS encoding regulatory protein RecX, whose protein sequence is MSFPGTRRKRTLTDVELYDYAVGSLARKMRTVAELKRLLRLRAEPNEDGALAVEAVIAKLKEQKFLNDARYAASYSQYRQSNEKFGRRRVVTDLKIKGVHSEVIQQAVDAAYEDVNEEKLARQFLERKRRKKPQNERESARIFRMLVRAGFSQGTIFKVLKRWDVDDDVITALSSEADEFSSE, encoded by the coding sequence ATGTCGTTCCCTGGAACCAGGCGAAAGCGGACCCTGACCGATGTGGAGCTGTATGACTATGCTGTCGGCTCGCTGGCGCGCAAGATGCGAACGGTAGCGGAGCTGAAGCGGCTCTTGCGGCTGCGAGCTGAGCCTAATGAGGATGGGGCCCTGGCAGTAGAGGCGGTAATCGCCAAGCTCAAAGAACAGAAATTCCTGAATGATGCCCGCTATGCGGCGTCTTATTCCCAATACCGGCAGAGCAACGAGAAATTCGGACGCCGACGCGTGGTCACCGATCTCAAGATCAAGGGCGTCCACAGCGAAGTCATCCAGCAAGCGGTTGATGCTGCGTATGAGGATGTAAACGAGGAGAAGCTCGCGCGTCAGTTCCTGGAGCGTAAACGGCGTAAGAAGCCGCAGAACGAACGTGAATCGGCGCGCATCTTTCGCATGCTGGTGCGGGCTGGATTCTCTCAGGGCACTATCTTCAAGGTCTTAAAACGTTGGGACGTGGACGACGATGTGATTACGGCATTGTCATCCGAGGCCGATGAATTTTCTTCGGAATGA
- a CDS encoding GNAT family N-acetyltransferase: MRESKRYSKVAVEIRQAREGDEQPILKCLAEAFEPYREQYTAGAYADTVIDEGALSARMQTMHVLVAISNGEIIGTVAGTESHPGEGHLRGMAVLPQYKGSGVSAELLAAIEAWLRARGCVRVTLDTTQPLLTAMRFYEKHGYVRSGHVSDFFGMALIENVKDIR, translated from the coding sequence ATGCGTGAATCAAAGCGATACTCGAAGGTCGCGGTCGAAATTCGGCAGGCGAGGGAAGGGGACGAGCAGCCCATTCTGAAGTGTCTGGCGGAGGCCTTCGAGCCATATCGTGAGCAATACACTGCTGGAGCTTATGCCGATACTGTTATCGATGAGGGCGCGCTCAGTGCGCGCATGCAGACAATGCATGTGCTGGTTGCGATCTCGAACGGAGAAATCATTGGAACAGTTGCCGGAACGGAATCTCACCCTGGCGAAGGACATCTTCGCGGCATGGCTGTGCTGCCGCAATACAAAGGCTCTGGAGTTTCCGCAGAACTGTTGGCCGCGATTGAAGCCTGGTTACGAGCACGCGGATGTGTTCGTGTCACCCTCGATACGACACAGCCGCTACTGACCGCAATGAGGTTCTACGAGAAGCACGGGTACGTTCGCTCAGGGCACGTCTCGGATTTCTTTGGTATGGCTTTGATTGAGAACGTGAAGGACATCCGATAG
- a CDS encoding MarR family transcriptional regulator translates to MSTAKEKRELELADRLHSAAIHLLRRLRIQDLASGIGPAKLSALSVLVFSGRPLTLAELAAAEQVKNPTMSRLIAAMERERLVRVARAREDARSILITPTRRGKALLLAGKKRRVESLAKALQPCEEVELDQLGKSVELLNQVIRRI, encoded by the coding sequence ATGTCAACGGCAAAGGAAAAGCGCGAATTGGAGCTTGCCGACCGGCTGCATTCTGCGGCCATTCACCTGCTGCGGCGTTTGCGCATTCAGGACCTCGCCAGTGGAATCGGTCCGGCAAAGCTATCGGCGTTGTCTGTACTCGTATTTTCTGGACGACCGCTCACGCTGGCCGAGCTTGCGGCAGCCGAGCAGGTGAAGAATCCGACCATGAGCCGCCTGATTGCGGCGATGGAGCGCGAGCGCCTCGTGCGGGTCGCGCGGGCAAGAGAGGATGCACGGTCGATTCTGATTACTCCGACTCGCCGCGGCAAGGCCTTGTTACTTGCGGGAAAGAAGCGGCGGGTGGAGTCCCTGGCGAAGGCGCTCCAGCCTTGCGAAGAGGTGGAGTTGGACCAACTCGGGAAGAGCGTCGAATTGCTGAATCAAGTGATTCGACGAATCTGA
- a CDS encoding VOC family protein, whose amino-acid sequence MLAGTQIALDKIGQIAILVKDIPRATEFYRDKLAMKYLFSAGNLAFFDCGGIRLMLDKPEKVEVGTSVIYFKVPEIHQAHEQIKSRGVEFVDKPHLIAKLPDHDLWMTFFRDSEGNLLGLMSEVRPPKP is encoded by the coding sequence ATGCTGGCTGGAACCCAGATCGCACTCGACAAGATTGGGCAAATTGCCATCCTGGTAAAGGACATCCCACGCGCCACGGAGTTCTATCGCGACAAGCTGGCGATGAAGTATCTGTTCTCTGCTGGCAATCTTGCGTTTTTCGATTGTGGCGGCATTCGGTTGATGCTTGATAAGCCGGAGAAGGTTGAAGTGGGAACTTCAGTCATCTATTTCAAAGTTCCCGAGATCCACCAGGCGCATGAACAGATAAAGTCCCGCGGAGTTGAATTTGTCGACAAGCCGCACCTGATCGCGAAGTTGCCCGATCATGACTTGTGGATGACATTCTTCCGCGACAGCGAAGGCAATCTGCTGGGCCTAATGAGCGAAGTGCGCCCACCGAAGCCTTGA
- the truA gene encoding tRNA pseudouridine(38-40) synthase TruA, protein MRRSTGHQNDRDDGIARKFKITLAYDGTDFCGWQVQPQRPTIQGTLSDAIERVTGERVLPQGSGRTDAGVHALAQVASFALESPIPAENLLTALNHTLPVSVRVTAVEEVQPEFHARHSATAKTYEYRIFRGGVCPPFMARYVHHHPYPLDEDAIAEAAGRVIGRYDFASFAAVDPERGKDDEELDNVRTIFASEWSRQGDLFVYRVRGDGFLHHMVRNLVGTFLLVGKGSLAADSIPEILAARRRSDAGPTAPASGLFLVNVEY, encoded by the coding sequence ATAAGACGCTCGACAGGGCATCAAAACGACAGGGACGACGGGATAGCTAGAAAATTCAAAATCACACTCGCCTATGACGGCACCGACTTTTGCGGCTGGCAAGTTCAACCGCAGCGGCCGACGATTCAAGGCACGCTGTCCGACGCCATCGAACGGGTGACCGGTGAGCGCGTTCTGCCTCAAGGCTCAGGACGAACCGACGCGGGCGTCCATGCGCTCGCGCAAGTTGCGAGCTTCGCATTGGAATCGCCGATCCCCGCAGAAAATCTGCTTACAGCGCTCAATCACACGCTGCCGGTTTCAGTAAGAGTGACAGCAGTGGAGGAAGTACAGCCGGAATTTCATGCGCGCCACTCCGCGACAGCCAAGACCTACGAGTATCGAATCTTTCGCGGTGGTGTCTGCCCGCCGTTTATGGCGCGTTATGTTCATCATCATCCGTATCCGCTAGACGAGGACGCGATAGCGGAGGCTGCTGGGCGCGTAATCGGAAGGTACGATTTCGCCAGCTTTGCCGCGGTTGATCCGGAGCGTGGAAAAGATGACGAAGAGCTCGACAACGTGCGCACGATCTTCGCTTCGGAATGGAGCCGCCAGGGCGATCTATTCGTCTACAGAGTGCGGGGCGACGGATTCCTTCACCACATGGTACGCAATCTTGTCGGAACTTTTCTTCTTGTGGGCAAAGGTAGCTTGGCTGCTGATTCCATTCCTGAGATCCTTGCGGCTCGACGGCGCTCCGATGCTGGACCAACAGCCCCGGCCAGCGGGCTGTTTCTAGTCAATGTCGAGTATTAA